From one Perca flavescens isolate YP-PL-M2 chromosome 4, PFLA_1.0, whole genome shotgun sequence genomic stretch:
- the sec13 gene encoding protein SEC13 homolog, whose amino-acid sequence MVSVINTVDTSHEDMIHDAQMDYYGTRLATCSSDRTVKIFDVKNGGQILVADLRGHEGPVWQVAWAHPMFGNILASCSYDRKVIIWKEENGAWDKMYEYCGHESSVNSVCWGPYDFGLILACGSSDGAISLLTFTGDQQWDVKKISNAHTIGCNAVSWAPAVVPGSLIDQPSGQKPNYVKRFVSGGCDNLVKLWKEEDGQWKEDQKLEAHSDWVRDVGWAPSIGLPTSTIASCSQDGRVFIWTCDDPAGNTWTAKLLHKFSDVVWHVSWSITGNILAVSGGDNKVTLWKESMDGQWACISDVSKGQGAVSTITDTQQNEQ is encoded by the exons ATG GTTTCCGTTATCAACACGGTGGACACCTCTCACGAGGACATGATT CACGATGCCCAGATGGACTACTACGGTACACGACTCGCTACCTGCTCCTCTGATCGCACCGTAAAGATCTTCGATGTCAAAAATGGAGGGCAGATCTTGGTAGCAGACCTCAGAGG CCACGAGGGTCCCGTGTGGCAGGTAGCGTGGGCTCACCCGATGTTCGGCAACATTCTGGCTTCCTGTTCCTACGACCGTAAAGTCATCATCTGGAAGGAGGAGAACGGAGCCTGGGACAAGATGTATGAGTACTGCGGACACGAGTCATCAG TGAACTCTGTCTGCTGGGGTCCCTACGACTTTGGTCTGATCCTGGCCTGCGGCAGCTCAGACGGAGCCATTTCCCTTCTCACATTCACCGGGGATCAGCAGTGGGACGTTAAGAAGATCAGCAACGCACACACT ATTGGCTGTAACGCAGTGAGTTGGGCTCCTGCTGTAGTTCCCGGCAGCCTGATTGATCAGCCATCGGGTCAGAAACCAAACTACGTCAAACGCTTTGTCTCCGGAGGCTGCGACAACCTGGTCAAACTCTGGAA AGAGGAGGACGGTCAGTGGAAGGAGGACCAGAAGCTGGAGGCTCACAGTGATTGGGTGAGAGACGTCGGCTGGGCTCCTTCTATTGGCCTTCCCACCAGCACCATCGCCAGCTGCTCCCAG GACGGACGCGTGTTCATCTGGACGTGTGACGACCCAGCAGGCAACACCTGGACGGCCAAACTGCTCCATAAATTCAGTGATGTTGTTTGGCACGTCAGCTGGTCCATCACTGGAAATATACTGGCTGTTTCAGGAGGAGACAACAAG GTGACGCTGTGGAAGGAGTCGATGGACGGTCAGTGGGCGTGTATCAGTGATGTCAGCAAGGGCCAGGGTGCCGTCTCCACCATCACAGATACACAGCAGAACgagcagtga
- the LOC114554427 gene encoding deoxyribonuclease-1-like 1 isoform X2, whose amino-acid sequence MDKSGRTMNMFLTELNKHRNSTHPYLMECSESLGRRTHREKFVYFYREDEVKMIKSYQYQEKTDVLAREPYILQFNCPNTVVQNLVLIPVHTKPVDAKAELNALHDVVTAVKRRWRNYNIMILGDFNADGRYLSDEQRRRIRIRSAYYYWLIGDDVDTTTSNSNDHTYDRIVVYRTMLDAVVPKSARPFNFQRAYHLCDADAAAISDHYPVEVELQRD is encoded by the exons ATGGATAAGAGCGGTAGGACCATGAATATGTTCCTTACAGAACTCAACAAGCACAG GAACAGTACTCACCCATACCTGATGGAATGCAGTGAGTCTCTGGGACGAAGAACCCACAGGGAGAAGTTTGTCTACTTCTACAG agagGATGAGGTGAAGATGATCAAGTCCTACCAGTACCAAGAAAAAACAGACGTGCTCGCCAGAGAACCTTACATCCTGCAGTTCAATTGCCCAaatacag ttgtgcaGAATCTGGTGCTGATCCCAGTCCATACCAAACCAGTAGACGCAAAGGCAGAGCTGAACGCTCTGCATGATGTGGTCACTGCTGTGAAGAGAAGATGGAGAAATTAC AACATTATGATTTTGGGGGACTTTAACGCAGATGGACGTTATCTTTCCGATGAACAGCGGAGAAGGATCCGCATCCGCTCTGCCTACTACTATTGGCTGATAGGTGATGATGTCGACACCACGACGAGCAACTCGAATGATCACACCTACGACAG GATTGTGGTGTATCGTACGATGCTTGACGCGGTCGTCCCTAAGTCCGCTAGACCTTTCAACTTCCAGAGAGCTTACCACCTGTGTGATGCCGAT GCGGCAGCCATCAGCGACCACTACCCTGTGGAAGTGGAGCTTCAGAGGGATTAA
- the LOC114554427 gene encoding deoxyribonuclease-1-like 1 isoform X1, with protein sequence MDKSGRTMNMFLTELNKHSRNSTHPYLMECSESLGRRTHREKFVYFYREDEVKMIKSYQYQEKTDVLAREPYILQFNCPNTVVQNLVLIPVHTKPVDAKAELNALHDVVTAVKRRWRNYNIMILGDFNADGRYLSDEQRRRIRIRSAYYYWLIGDDVDTTTSNSNDHTYDRIVVYRTMLDAVVPKSARPFNFQRAYHLCDADAAAISDHYPVEVELQRD encoded by the exons ATGGATAAGAGCGGTAGGACCATGAATATGTTCCTTACAGAACTCAACAAGCACAG TAGGAACAGTACTCACCCATACCTGATGGAATGCAGTGAGTCTCTGGGACGAAGAACCCACAGGGAGAAGTTTGTCTACTTCTACAG agagGATGAGGTGAAGATGATCAAGTCCTACCAGTACCAAGAAAAAACAGACGTGCTCGCCAGAGAACCTTACATCCTGCAGTTCAATTGCCCAaatacag ttgtgcaGAATCTGGTGCTGATCCCAGTCCATACCAAACCAGTAGACGCAAAGGCAGAGCTGAACGCTCTGCATGATGTGGTCACTGCTGTGAAGAGAAGATGGAGAAATTAC AACATTATGATTTTGGGGGACTTTAACGCAGATGGACGTTATCTTTCCGATGAACAGCGGAGAAGGATCCGCATCCGCTCTGCCTACTACTATTGGCTGATAGGTGATGATGTCGACACCACGACGAGCAACTCGAATGATCACACCTACGACAG GATTGTGGTGTATCGTACGATGCTTGACGCGGTCGTCCCTAAGTCCGCTAGACCTTTCAACTTCCAGAGAGCTTACCACCTGTGTGATGCCGAT GCGGCAGCCATCAGCGACCACTACCCTGTGGAAGTGGAGCTTCAGAGGGATTAA
- the LOC114553659 gene encoding deoxyribonuclease-1 isoform X1 has product MKIAAFNAKNLGTKKVTDKVVVQHLTEIMSRYSVVVILEVMDKSGKAMEKLLKELNNSNKNRPYSMKASGQLGRDTYKERFVCFYREADVTLNDFYQYEDNQVGDLDAFAREPFILRFSCPSTVVKDLVLIPVHTKPEDSLKELDELHDVVDYIREKWETDNIMILGDFNADGRYLSKKKKDKIRITSAPYHWLIADDVDTTSSNCNDNTYDRIVVYGQSMLDSIVPDSAKAFNFQTEFKLTDEEALSISDHYPVEVELKTSQKPKAPGQRKTAQKKGAEKKETTRAKKKSGPSSDTPAKRRRANK; this is encoded by the exons ATGAAGATCGCAGCCTTCAATGCCAAAAACCTGGGAACGAAAAAGGTCACAGACAAGGTGGTCGTTCAACACCTTACCGAG ATCATGTCTCGGTACAGTGTGGTGGTGATACTGGAGGTGATGGATAAGAGCGGTAAAGCCATGGAGAAGTTACTGAAAGAACTCAACAA CTCCAACAAGAACCGTCCTTACTCCATGAAGGCCAGCGGCCAGCTAGGACGAGACACCTACAAGGAGCGCTTTGTTTGTTTCTACAG agagGCTGATGTGACACTGAACGATTTTTACCAGTATGAAGATAATCAAGTTGGAGATTTGGACGCCTTTGCCAGAGAGCCCTTCATCCTGCGCTTCAGCTGTCCATCTACAG TGGTGAAAGACCTGGTTCTGATCCCAGTCCACACCAAACCAGAAGACTCGCTAAAGGAGCTGGACGAGCTGCATGATGTGGTCGATTATATCAGGGAGAAGTGGGAAACTGAT AACATTATGATTTTGGGGGACTTTAATGCAGATGGCCGTTATCTCtccaagaagaagaaggacaAGATCCGCATCACCTCTGCTCCCTATCATTGGCTGATAGCCGATGATGTCGACACAACCTCTAGTAACTGTAATGACAACACCTACGACAG GATCGTGGTGTACGGCCAGAGCATGCTGGACTCCATCGTCCCCGACTCGGCCAAGGCATTCAACTTCCAGACAGAGTTCAAGCTGACGGATGAAGAA GCTCTGAGTATCAGCGACCACTACCCTGTGGAGGTGGAGCTGAAGACCAGTCAGAAACCGAAAGCACCGGGACAAAGGAAGACGGCTCAGAAGAAAG